The following nucleotide sequence is from Ahniella affigens.
ATTCTGGCGGCGCGCGCTGGCGTCAAAACGCGTTGAGGCGTCGACCCAGGCATCAACCTGGGCCGAACAATTCTTCCAGATCTTCCTCGTCAAACCGCAACACCGAACTGGTGCCACCCTCGAGCAGGGCTGCCGCGAGTTCGGCCTTGCGGGCTTGCAGCGTCTGAATGCGTTCTTCGACCGTACTGGCGCAGATCAGCTTGTAGACGAACACTGGCTTGTCCTGACCAATGCGATGCGCGCGATCGGTCGCTTGATCCTCAGCAGCGGGATTCCACCACGGGTCGTAGTGGATCACCGTGTCGGCCGCAGTCAGGTTCAGGCCCACGCCGCCGGCCTTCAGGCTGATCAGGAAAATCGGCGCCTCGCCGGCCTGGAAGCGATCGACCAGTTCGGTCCGGTTTTGCGTTTGTCCCGTCAGCATCAAATGCGTCAGGCCCATGCTTGTCAGAAGCTCGCTGATCAATGCCAGCATTTCCGCAAACTGCGAGAACACGAGCACGCGCCGGCCTTCTTGGACCAACTGTTCGAGCATGTCGCTCAAGTGTTCAAGCTTCGCCGATTCGAGTACCGACTGCGCGGCTTCGAGCTTGACCAGCCGCGGGTCGCAGCACACTTGCCGCAACTTCAGCAGCGCATCCAGCACCACGACCCCACTCTGCCCCATCCCCTTGGCGCCTACTGCTTCGCGCACACGCAGATACTCGCGGGCGCGGAGCGATTCATAAAGCGCCTTCTGGTCGCCATCGAGCGTGATGGTTTGAATCTGGGTGGTCTTTGCGGGCAGATCGCGGGCGACATCTTCCTTCCGTCGACGCAGAATCAGCGGTGCGACGCGCCGGTTGAGGCGTTCCTGCTGATCGGCATCGGCGAACTTCTCGATGGGCTGTCGGTAATGCTTCAGAAAATGCCGCTCACCGCCGAGCACGCCCGGTTCGACGGCATCGAGAATCGCCCAGAGCTCGCCCAGGTGATTTTCCAATGGCGTACCCGTCATCGCGAGTCGGCGCGCGCAATTCAAATCCCGCACAGCCTTGGCTGCCAACGCGCGCGGATTCTTGATCGCCTGCGCCTCGTCGAGCACGAGCAACGCAAACTTCTCGCGTTGCAGATGATCGATATCGCGCGGCAACAACGGGTAGCTCGACAAGATCAGGTCGAACTGCCGGATGCGGCGGAAATCGCTTTCGCGATCCGGTCCGTGCAGGATCAGGACGTTGAGTTCGGGGGCGAGCCGTTGGGCCTCGCGAAACCAGTTGCCGAGCAACGACGTCGGTACCACGATCAATACTGGTTTGGTGAGCCGACCGGCTTGCTTTTCGACTGCCAAGTGCGCGAGCACCTGCACCGTTTTGCCTAGGCCCATATCGTCAGCCAGAATGCCGCCGATGCCCGCTTCGCCCAAAAAGCCGAGCCAGTTCAAACCATCGAGCTGGTAGTTGCGCAGTTCGGCGCCGAAGTGCTCTGGCGGTGCGACCGGCTTTCGGGTCATCGACAACTCGCGCAACTGCGCGCGCCGCTTCGGATCGAGCTTCAGACCGATTTCTTCGGAGTCGACCAACTCTTTCAGATTGTTGATTTCGGAGCGATGCAGGCGCAGATCGCCCACGTCGTCTTCCTCCACCAAGCTGGCGCGCAGCGATTCCAGAAGATGCCGGAGCCGGTTCAGTGGCATGCGCACACGTCGGTGCGCGTCGATCGGCACCAAGTACTCGGCGTCAATCGGCTCTCGCTCACGGGCCTTGCGTGGGAACTGCGGGTCCACGGCCAGACGCTTTAGTGCCGGCAGCAGGTCGATCCGTTCATTGTGTATCGTGACGCCGATCTTGAGCTCGAACCACGCCTCGCGATGCTCGATCTCGGCCCACCAGTCTTCGGCCAGCGGCAGCACCTGATTCGGAAAGCTCGGATCATATTCGAGCAAAAAGCCGAGTTCTTCCAGGCGCGGAATCACGCTCACCCATTGCTCCGGCGTCGCGATGTGGTAGTTCAGTTCGAGCAGGTAATGAAAATCGCCAAACGAATCGGGCTCGGGCAACTGCCTGGGCCAGATGGTGATGGCATCTTTGAGCCCGGCTTCCTGCACGCGCTCGGCGGCGGCTTCTTCCAGCGCGTAGTTGCGTGCGATGCGATACAGCACGCCATCGCGATAGCGCTCCGTCTCGACGCCGAAGCCCGGTTCCACGCGATGCGGCCCATAATTGAATTCGAGCACGGCCATGCCGAGTTTGTTGCCAAGTTTAGCCTGCCCCCATGCTGGCACGGGCACGCCAATGAGGCGCAACACGGCCTCGGGCTCCAGATCGCGCGCGGCTTCGATACGCAAACTGCGGGGCGCCGGTACTTTGCCGGCGAGGTCAGTATGGGCGAAGGCTTCGAGGAAGGCATCGAGCTCATCGGGTGATACGGTCGGGGTTTCGAGCAGGCGCGCGATGTCGCTGCCATCGCTCAGCACCGATCGAACTTCAGCGCGGCCGATATCGATGACCACGTAGCCGACCACCGTCTTCAAGAGACGCATGCGCTCGACCCCAGCGACCTGTGCGCTCAGGCGCTGAACGCCGAACTCATCGATCTGCCAATACCATCCGAGTGTGCAGGGTTCGCCGGGATGCAGACGCTTCGGGCTTAGCCGCTCGAAATAGCAATGCGACCGTTCGAGCATCTGCCACAGTGATTCCGCTGGGCGAAGTTTGGAGGCCACGTACCATTGCTCGTGGCGACGAATCACCGTGCGCCCGAGCGCGAGCTGCGACACCCAGTTCAATTCATGTTCGGGCAGGTCTTCAACCTTGGCCTCGGCGGGATTGAATCGCGACAGCACAGGCGCCGTGCGTCCGGATTCCGGGCTCGTCTTGCCGGCATGCGCATCAAAGCGCGCTGGCTCGATGACCAGCTCACTACCAGGTTGATTCGAGTCTTCCATCGCCCACAGGAACACCAACGGCGCGGGGCCGGCGTCGGCGAGCGCCGAAGGCAGCGGCTGCTTCTGATTTTCGATCCAAGCCTTCAGGGCCGGGGACATCGGTTTGGACTCGGCCGGATGCGGCTCCAGATCAGTGGCTTCGCTCTCGTTCTCGAGCAACATGACCACTGCGACCAGATGCTCGCAAGGGCTGCGCTGCTGACAGCTGCATTGGCCGCGGATCTGGGCGTGATCAAGCCACTCGGAGAGTTCGAGCCGCAAATGAATCGGCTTGGGGTCGAAACGCCAGTCGGCTTCAACCAGGATTCGATTCTGCCGCTCGATGGCGTTCAGATTCTCGATGCGACCTTGGGCGAGTCCCGTCTCAGCCAGACGAAGCGTATCGCCTGGCACAAACAACAAGAGTCGATCGCGCACACTTGCGTGCTCAATCCGCATGCAAGCCACCCATCGACGTTTCGAAAATAGAACGCATGCGGATCCAGTTCGCCCGACCAAACGTCAAGCATAACCCGCTTTGTGGTCGCGTTGTAAGCAGAGGGTCGCTTTTTGAGGTCCACACTTGTTGCGTGCCCAGACAGCGGCTCGGGCATCAGCCGAAACGTGAACGTAATGTCAGTGTCTGGAAGACGATTGTGTTTCAATCCCGCGCGCATGGTCAGCGCATGACCATGATCGTCGTTGGTTCCGAAGGTGTCGATGCGTCTGCGTTGGGCACCCCATCCAGTTCGATCGGGCTTTGGGTCACTTGGCCATCGTGAATCACCCAGGCTTTGGTCGCGAGTCCACGCTGATCGAGGTACCGCATGATCGCGTGCACGGTCACCACGGGATAATCGCCGCGCAAGCGGGTGGCGACCGGATGATCGCTG
It contains:
- a CDS encoding DEAD/DEAH box helicase: MRIEHASVRDRLLLFVPGDTLRLAETGLAQGRIENLNAIERQNRILVEADWRFDPKPIHLRLELSEWLDHAQIRGQCSCQQRSPCEHLVAVVMLLENESEATDLEPHPAESKPMSPALKAWIENQKQPLPSALADAGPAPLVFLWAMEDSNQPGSELVIEPARFDAHAGKTSPESGRTAPVLSRFNPAEAKVEDLPEHELNWVSQLALGRTVIRRHEQWYVASKLRPAESLWQMLERSHCYFERLSPKRLHPGEPCTLGWYWQIDEFGVQRLSAQVAGVERMRLLKTVVGYVVIDIGRAEVRSVLSDGSDIARLLETPTVSPDELDAFLEAFAHTDLAGKVPAPRSLRIEAARDLEPEAVLRLIGVPVPAWGQAKLGNKLGMAVLEFNYGPHRVEPGFGVETERYRDGVLYRIARNYALEEAAAERVQEAGLKDAITIWPRQLPEPDSFGDFHYLLELNYHIATPEQWVSVIPRLEELGFLLEYDPSFPNQVLPLAEDWWAEIEHREAWFELKIGVTIHNERIDLLPALKRLAVDPQFPRKAREREPIDAEYLVPIDAHRRVRMPLNRLRHLLESLRASLVEEDDVGDLRLHRSEINNLKELVDSEEIGLKLDPKRRAQLRELSMTRKPVAPPEHFGAELRNYQLDGLNWLGFLGEAGIGGILADDMGLGKTVQVLAHLAVEKQAGRLTKPVLIVVPTSLLGNWFREAQRLAPELNVLILHGPDRESDFRRIRQFDLILSSYPLLPRDIDHLQREKFALLVLDEAQAIKNPRALAAKAVRDLNCARRLAMTGTPLENHLGELWAILDAVEPGVLGGERHFLKHYRQPIEKFADADQQERLNRRVAPLILRRRKEDVARDLPAKTTQIQTITLDGDQKALYESLRAREYLRVREAVGAKGMGQSGVVVLDALLKLRQVCCDPRLVKLEAAQSVLESAKLEHLSDMLEQLVQEGRRVLVFSQFAEMLALISELLTSMGLTHLMLTGQTQNRTELVDRFQAGEAPIFLISLKAGGVGLNLTAADTVIHYDPWWNPAAEDQATDRAHRIGQDKPVFVYKLICASTVEERIQTLQARKAELAAALLEGGTSSVLRFDEEDLEELFGPG